The genomic window TACGCCTCGTACAGCACGGAGAGTTCGCGGAAGAGCACCCCCATGCTCCACCCGTCGCTCACGATGTGGTGCATGGTGAGCAGCAGCACGTGCTCCTGGGCGCCGATCCGCAGCAGCGCCGCACGGAAGAGCGGTCCCGCGGCCAGGTCGAACGGCCGTGCCGCCTCCTCCGCGGCGCGCCGCCTGGCCGCCGCTCCGCGATCCGCATCGCCCAACCCCGACAGGTCCTCCACCGGCAGGGTGAACCCGCCGAAGGGCGCCACCACCTGCACCGGCGAGCCGTCCACGTCCGCGAAGACCGTCCGCAGCGGCTCGTGACGCCGCACGATCTCGCCGACCGCGCGCTCCAGCGCCGCCGCGTCCAACTCACCCCAAAGACGGTGTGCCGCGGCGAGGTTGTAGACGGCGCTTCCCGGCTCCAGCCGGTCGATGAACCAGAGCCGCTCCTGCGCAAACGACAGCGGCAGCCGCCGGTCCCGGGCGGCGGGCTCGATCGGCGGAAGCTCCGACACCTGCCCCACCAGCTTGCGGGCCCGCGCCATCTTCAGGAGTTCCAGGCGCTGGGCCGGTGTCAGCGTGGTGAGTCGCGCGGCGGAGTTCATGATCTGCGGATACCGCTAAGGAAGGTGTGTGGAACGCGCAGGATCTCCTCGCTCCCGGCGAAGCGGCCGGACGAGGTTTTTTGTACGCCCGCGTGGGTTGCGGCGCGTAATGCTTCGCGGGCGACCTCCCCCGGGAACAGGGGAGGTTGCCGGCGAGCGCTCAGGAAGGGACGCCGCGGCCGCGGGCGCGCACGGCTGGCCCACGGCCAGGCGCCGCCCTCACGCCCCCTCCTCCATTTCGGCCAGGAGCGCCGCCACTTCCTCGTCGCTAAGTCCTTCCAGCTCCGTCAGAGCGCCGGCGACCGCGGCTTCGACCGCGCCCGCCAGGCCGGCGACGGTCGGGGTCTCGAAGAGAACGCGGAGCGGAAGCTCCACGTCCAGGCTCCGGGAGATGCGCGCCAGCACCTGTGTGGCCTTGAGCGAGTGGCCGCCGAGCACGAAGAAATCGTCCTCCACGCCCACCCTCTCCACGCCCAGCACCTCCGTCCAGATCTCCGCGATCATCCGTTCCGTGGCCGTGCGCGGCTCCACCAGCAGGGCCCTGGAGGGCGCCTCCGGATCAGGGAGGGCACGGCGGTCCACCTTGCCGTTCGCCGTCAGCGGAAGCCGGTCCAGCCGCACGTAGGCCGACGGGACCATGTACTCCGGCAGCAGCGCCCTCAGGTGCGCCCGGAGCGCGGCCGCGTCGGGCCCCTCCGCGCCCTCGTCCGAGGGAACCCAGTACGCCACCAGCCGCCGGTCGCCGCCCTCCATCTCGCGCACGACCAGGACTGCTTCCCTGAGCGCGGGATGGGACGTCAGGGCGCTTTCCACCTCGCCCAGCTCCACGCGGAAGCCGCGCACCTGTACCTGCTGGTCGGCGCGCCCCATCGGCTCCACCTCGCCGTCGGGACGGTAACGGCCCAGGTCGCCGGTGCGGTACAGCCGGTCGCCCGCCTCTCCCGTCCATGGGTTGGTGATGAAGCGGTTCGCCGAGAGCGCTTCGTCTCCCAGGTAGCCAGCGGCAAGGTGCGGCGAG from Longimicrobium sp. includes these protein-coding regions:
- a CDS encoding condensation domain-containing protein, with amino-acid sequence MNSAARLTTLTPAQRLELLKMARARKLVGQVSELPPIEPAARDRRLPLSFAQERLWFIDRLEPGSAVYNLAAAHRLWGELDAAALERAVGEIVRRHEPLRTVFADVDGSPVQVVAPFGGFTLPVEDLSGLGDADRGAAARRRAAEEAARPFDLAAGPLFRAALLRIGAQEHVLLLTMHHIVSDGWSMGVLFRELSVLYEAYREGRASPLPELPVQYADYAVWQREQQDAGELKRQLAYWRERLAGAPELVELP